DNA from Pontibacter deserti:
GTTGTCGCGCTGGTGCAGGCCTATACTTGGCTCATCCATAATGTATAAAACACCCACCAACTGCGTACCAATCTGCGTTGCCAAACGGATTCGCTGACTTTCGCCACCAGATAATGTTTTAACAGGGCGATGCAGGCTCAGGTAATCCAGGCCTACATCCAGCAAAAAGCCGATACGCTTGCGGATTTCTTTCAGTAGTTCGCGGGCAATTACGTTCTGGCGCTCGCTCAGGCGTTCTTCAAGCCCCTCGAACCAGGCAGCCAGTTTGTTTATATCTAATACCGAAAGCTCACCAATATTCTTGTTATCGATCTTGAAGTGTAGCGATTCTTTCTTTAGTCGGTGGCCGTTACACTCCGGGCAAGTATTGGTCTGGGTAAAATCTTCTACCCACGAGCGTATACTTTCCGAATCAGACTCCATTTGCCCTTTCAGGAAGTTGATGATTCCTTCGAACTCCACTACATAGTTACCTTTCTTGGTATTCACTTCCAAGTCTTCTTCCAAACCATAAAGCAATACCTTCATTACATCCTCAGGCAAATCCTTCAGCGGTGTAGATACCGACACTTTAAAGTGCTTGAACAATGCTTCTATCTGCTTAAAAATCCAGATGTCGCGGTACTCGCCAAGTGGGGCAATGCCACCACGGCGTATACTTAAGCTTTTGTCAGGTATAACTGATTCTTCTGTAATTTCCTGTATCTCTCCTAAGCCATTACAAACCGGGCAGGCACCATAAGGGGAGTTAAACGAGAAGGAGTTCGGAGCCGGATCGTCGTAGGCAATGCCAGTGGCCGGGTCCATGAGGTGGCGCGAGAAGAAGTGCGTTTTGTCGGCATCTGCATCAAGTATAAGCACCGTACCTTTGCCATGCGTCAGCGCATTTTGTATAGAGCTCGACAAACGGAAACGATCTTCTTCCTTTACTACGATCTTATCGATTACGATCTCGATATCGTGAATTTTATAGCGGTCTACCTGCATCTTCGGCGCTATCTCCAGCATCTCACCATCTACGCGAGCACGGATAAAGCCCATTTTGCGGATCTGCTGGAAAAGCTCGCGGTAATGACCCTTACGGCCTTTTACCACCGGTGCCAGCACAACTATACGCTTGCCATCAAAGTTTTCCAGAATATGATTTACGATCTGGTCGTCGCTCTGGCGCACCATTTTTTCGCCGGTTACATAACTAAAGGCCTCTGCGGTACGTGCCCATAACAGACGCATAAAGTCGTAGATCTCTGTGATAGTACCAACAGTAGAGCGCGGGTTGCGGCTGGTAGTTTTTTGTTCAATGGAAATTACCGGCGATAAACCCTCGATCTTGTCTACATCAGGGCGCTCCAGGCCACCCATAAACGAGCGGGCGTAGGCCGAGAAAGTTTCCATGTAGCGGCGCTGCCCTTCGGCATAAATAGTATCGAAGGCTAACGACGATTTGCCCGAACCACTGATGCCTGTGAAGACCACTAGTTTGTAGCGCGGCAGGGTTATAGAAATGTTTTTGAGATTGTGTTCGCGGGCGCCATATACTTCAATTTGCTGCGTTTCGCCGTTATGCGAGAAGGCTGCTGAAGCTACGCCGGTATCTGTAGTTTGCTTTTGTTCTAAAGCCATTCAGGATGCGTTGATTTTAAATAGCAAAGGTATAAAATTGCCAGCGCTTTACGACAGTAAAACTCCAACCCTTCTTAACAGAAAAGAAGGGCAATTGGTTTAGCATTTGCTAAGTTTCCTGCTTTATACTTCAGTCCACGTTGCCGTAGCGGGAGGCTTCTTTTTCGTGGATGGCGGCGTGGTGGTGACTGGTCTCTGTAAAATCTTCGCGCTGCCTTTTTATCAGTTTCTGTTTCTGAAAGTACCTGTAGAAACTATAGGCAGATAATATTACTCCGACAAACATAAGCGCAACCCCGGCAGTTTCCATATAAACGTTACCGGAGAACTTAACAGCCGCAATACCACCGGCAATAATAGTGATAGCCGTGCGAAGATAAGCCATTAATGTTCGTTCATTAGCAAAAATAGTACGCTGAACAGCCATCTGGTTCCGAACCTCAGTGTTCTTTTTCTCTTGGATCTTCAGCTTTTTCTTTAGCTTTTTGATCGTTTCTTTATCCGGATCGGGTAGCATCATGGCTTGGCAGGTATAATTTAATAACTATAAGCTAAACTATAGGATTAGGTGTGTTGGTATCTGGCTCTGCTTTTTCCTGGGCGGCTACTTCGGCATGTACCGGGCTGGTTGGTGCATACACCCGTGTATGGTGCTGTATTCTTTCCTGCTTTTTACAATACCTGCGATACCCCACAAAGCCAATAACTAAGCCTATAGGTATAAACATTGCTCCAAATCCTTTGTACAACGGGTCTTCAAAAAACTTTATGAAAGATAAACCAGCCAGCACCAGTGCCATGGCTGTACGGCTATAGGCAAGTAGCGTACGTTCGT
Protein-coding regions in this window:
- a CDS encoding YidH family protein, coding for MMLPDPDKETIKKLKKKLKIQEKKNTEVRNQMAVQRTIFANERTLMAYLRTAITIIAGGIAAVKFSGNVYMETAGVALMFVGVILSAYSFYRYFQKQKLIKRQREDFTETSHHHAAIHEKEASRYGNVD
- a CDS encoding DUF202 domain-containing protein, which encodes MNWRSILSRRERKKLKKDLKVQEKQNVEVRDQLAMERTKLANERTLLAYSRTAMALVLAGLSFIKFFEDPLYKGFGAMFIPIGLVIGFVGYRRYCKKQERIQHHTRVYAPTSPVHAEVAAQEKAEPDTNTPNPIV
- the uvrA gene encoding excinuclease ABC subunit UvrA, encoding MALEQKQTTDTGVASAAFSHNGETQQIEVYGAREHNLKNISITLPRYKLVVFTGISGSGKSSLAFDTIYAEGQRRYMETFSAYARSFMGGLERPDVDKIEGLSPVISIEQKTTSRNPRSTVGTITEIYDFMRLLWARTAEAFSYVTGEKMVRQSDDQIVNHILENFDGKRIVVLAPVVKGRKGHYRELFQQIRKMGFIRARVDGEMLEIAPKMQVDRYKIHDIEIVIDKIVVKEEDRFRLSSSIQNALTHGKGTVLILDADADKTHFFSRHLMDPATGIAYDDPAPNSFSFNSPYGACPVCNGLGEIQEITEESVIPDKSLSIRRGGIAPLGEYRDIWIFKQIEALFKHFKVSVSTPLKDLPEDVMKVLLYGLEEDLEVNTKKGNYVVEFEGIINFLKGQMESDSESIRSWVEDFTQTNTCPECNGHRLKKESLHFKIDNKNIGELSVLDINKLAAWFEGLEERLSERQNVIARELLKEIRKRIGFLLDVGLDYLSLHRPVKTLSGGESQRIRLATQIGTQLVGVLYIMDEPSIGLHQRDNERLINALKDLRDLGNSIIVVEHDKDMILQADYVVDIGPGAGIHGGQVVTAGTPEEMMNAGTTTADFLSNRRGIAVPRTKRPGNGETLKLIGATGHNLKNVTLELPLGKMICVTGVSGSGKSSLIHDTLYPILNTHFFRAKREPLPYKKIEGLDKIDKVIEVDQSPIGRTPRSNPATYTGVFTDIRSLFAQLPEAKIRGYSPGRFSFNVKGGRCEACEGAGMRTIEMNFLPDVYVPCEVCKGKRYNRETLEVRFKGKSITDVLDMTVEQAVDFFESQPRILRKIQTLNEVGLGYITLGQQATTLSGGEAQRVKLATELSKKDTGQTLYILDEPTTGLHFQDIEHLSEVLHKLTNKGNTVLIIEHNLDLIKIADHIIDIGPEGGEGGGTIVAAGTPEEVAKVKKGYTSRFLKEELATSHYREDGQE